The Ralstonia pseudosolanacearum genome includes the window GCTACTAACACCTCTGATTCGGAGAGCAGCAAATGAAAGCTGTACGTTTTCACAACACAGGCGGCCCTGAAGTTCTCACCTACGAGGACGTCCCTGACCCGACACCAAACGATGGCGAAGTTCTAATCCGGATCGAAGCGGTTGGAATGAACTTCGCGGACGTCATGCGACGGCGCGGGGACGCCTATCCGGATCCGTCCCCTACGCCCTTCACGTTGGGAGCGGAAGTCGCAGGTACTGTAGTCGCCGTTGGAAATGGCGTCACTTCGGTAGTCGTCGGGACACCTGTCCTTGCGACCCCAGGCGCAGGGGGATACGCGCAATACATTTGTGTTCCCGCGGCGCTGGTCATGCCATTGCCTCCTGGCATCGATTCCGTCCAAGCGGCAGCACTAGTAGGGCACGGCCTGACCGCCGCGCTATCGCTGCGGAAAGCAGCACAACTGAAGGCGGGCGAAAGCGTCTTGATTGAAGCGGCTGCAGGCGGCGTTGGATCGTTCGCCGTACAACTTGCCAAGCTGTATGGCGCCGGCAAAGTCATCGCCGCAGCCAGCACGCCGGAGAAGCGAGCTATTGCTGAACGTCTCGGAGCTGATGCGTCGGTCGACTACACCATGAACGGCTGGACTGACAACGTGCGACAGCTGACGGGCGGTCGCGGCGTCGACGTCGTGTTGGAAATGGCTGGAGGTGACGTGGTCGGCCAAGCGCTTGACACCCTTGCACCATTCGGCCGGATGGTTTTCCTCGGACAGTCCAGCGGAAAAAGCACCCAGATCGATCCTTGGCAGCTCACCGTGCCGAACCGCACTGTGACCGGGTTCTACATCGGTGCCTACTTGGCGTTCCCCGACCTAGTCCGGTCAACGCTGAATGAAATTATGGGATTTATCGTTACAGGAAAACTCAAGCTTCAGGTAGGGGCAGTATTACCGCTCTCACAGGCGCCATTCGCTCATCAGCTTATGGAGGGGCGACGGACCACGGGGAAGGTCGTTCTTCAGCCTTGGGCCGAGCTCTGATACGGCAACCTCGCGCGTTGGCGATACAAACAAGCCATAACCAGAGCGACGAAGCCGCTCTTGCATAAGTAGTGGATCGAAATTCGTCGTGGGTGCCAACGCCGCCTTTCCTGGACTGGCTTTAGCACCCACCCAATATCTAGACACAAATATTCATTGACTAATTATGAAAGCATTAATATTAAAACGATATGGAAAAATCGATCAGTTCGATTTTTCAGAAATTCCCCAGCCCGTGATAAACCCGGACGAGATCCTCGTTAAGGTTCACGCTGCAGGCGTGAACCCCATTGATTACATGATTCCGAAAGGAATGTTCAAACCAATCCTGAAGTTTAAGCTGCCGACAACGATGGGCAGCGATGTTGCTGGTGTGGTGGTTGAGGTCGGGAATCGCGTGACGCGGTTCAAGCCAGGTGATGCAGTTTTCGCGAGTACCTTCGACCTCAATATCGGAACCTTCGCCGAATTTGCTGTCCTTCCAGAGCGCGCGGCCGCAATGAAGCCAACAAGCCTTGACTTCGTTGAAGCAGCCTCGGTTCCGATGGTCGGGCTCACATCTTTGCAAGCGCTTAAAGAGCGGGCACGTCTCAAGCGCGGCCAAAAGGTATTTATCCCGGCAGGCTCCGGAGGCATTGGTACATTCGCCATTCAGCTAGCCAAACACCTGGGAGCGAAGGTTGGAACGACTACCAGTACGGGCAATGTGCGACTGGTTCGCGACCTCGGAGCTGATGAAGTCATCGATTATAAAAAGCAAGATTTTGAAACCGTTCTAAAAGGATATGACATCGTCCTTGGCACAGTCAGGGGAGATGGAATTGAAAAATCCCTTCGGATATTGAAACCCAACAGCAACGTCGTCTCGCTAATCGGCCCGCCGGATGCCGCGTTCGCTCGGGCCAGAGGAATGAACTTCTTCATAAAAATTGTATTTGGCCTGCTTAGCGGAAGCATAATTAGAAAAGCAAATAAGAGCGATATAAATTACTCATTCTTATTTGTTCGCCCCGATGGCCACCAGCTTTCAGAAATCGCGGAACTTATCGATGCTGGAGCTATTCACCCGGTGATCGACAAGGTGTTTCCATTCAGTCAAGCAAAGGAAGCACTTGCCTATCTTGAAAACGGCCGAGCAAAGGGGAAAGTTGTACTGCAGATGGCATAGCTTGACCTGGCTGGTGATATACGTTTCGCCAGCGGGGTGAGACCAATCGAGGCGGACTAGAACGCCAACCGCAACATGAGAGTCGATTGTTTGCCGCTCTATGAGGATGTCAGCTCCGCATTGAAGCTCGATAAGCAGCATTTCGCCTGGTAGCAAAAACGCTTCTGTATGGACTCGAAGCTCCAGCAACTTTCCGTTTCCTGTCTCGTCGAGTTAACTAGACGGTAATCATCGCTCGAATAATCGCTGTGTCTCCGTGCGCTCGTCTCTCTGTGAGCGCGTGGCTTTGGGCGTCGATGCAAATCGACGCTTTTTTTTTTCATGCCGCATCCGTGGGTGCTGATCTCTGAGCCGATGGACCGGCGATCTCGCCCCTGTAAGCGGCCAATTTATGCCTGTTAAAGCGCGTCGCGTCTAAGGCAGCGACCCAACACTGGATGAAGCGAAACGCGCTGACACTCCGGTTGCCACCAACATGGCGCACCTCGATGTGATCTACAACGGAGATTACGCAGACCGGGACAGCGTTCCCTGAGCATCGCCGGAGATTGAGCGCCACCGAGCAAATTTAGGCCGACCGAAATTTCCGTGAAATTTCCGTGACATTCCTTGAAAACAGGGCCGCCGTTTCTTAGGCTTGTCCGCAAAGAACTTGTCGACTCTCCGATGAGCCCATTCTCGATAGTTCTACGGACGCTGCGTGCGAAGTCTGAGCTTGCACAGGGAGAATTCGCGGCGCGGCTGGGCTATCGCCAGTCGTACATCTCCGCGCTCGAATGCGGCTCAAAACTTCCGAAGGAAATAGAGCTCATCCAGCGAATAGTTCGCGTCCTGGACTTGGATGCGGCGGATGAAGCAACTCTGCGCAGCGCTTTCGAGGTATCGCGTCACTTCAGCCTACCGCAGCGTGGTGCGCCGGCGTCGGCTTACCACCTGTGCGCGCAATTTTCTCAGGTGCTACCCAACCTCAGTCCAGCAGACGTCAAAGCCTTGTCTGCGGTGTTGGAAGTGTTCCAGCGCGGCAACCGCACGGTAGCCCAAGCGAGCCGCGCATCGGAGCCCGCGAAGGAGATACCCATGTAGAAAATAAAAACGCCACCTAACCCCGGAGGACTAGGCGGCGTGGAGATATCTTTCGATACCTCTGTTGGCGCAGTCAGTATCGAACGCACTATCCCACCTGTCAAGTCCTCTTCAAGGCTTCCCTTTGGGAAGCGGGAATCCCTTTGCCTGGAGAGACCTCATGCCTGCCGCAAGAAAGGTCGTCACCCGTTCGCCGCACCGGCGAGTGGGCCTTATCGCCTGTCCGTGGTTCCAGCCCACCCCCATCGAATACGAGAGTCTGCTTGAGCGCGACTTTGTGCGCTTGGCGCTTCTAGACCTCCAAATTTCTTCGATCTCCCACCAGCCTTTTTCGCTGAACCTTGGAGAACTCGGCACTTATTTTCCCGACTTCCTCCTGGTCGGTCCCGATAAGAAAGTAGTGGTCGAGGTGAAGCCTGACCATCGAGCGCACAACGCCAAGAACAAACCACGATTGGAATGTGCCAAGCAACTTCTCGGTGAGAAGGGATTCCAGTTCGTCGTAGCGACAGAGAAACAAATCCGTCGAGGCAAGCGCCACGATCGCGCCTCAGTATTACTTCGGCATGCACGAAGCCATGTGTCGCAAGTGATAACGGCGCGAATCATCGCAGCCGCCTCGCATTCTCCCAAAGGCATCTCCATTCGCGATCTGGCGTGTGAGGCATCTACCTCGGTTGAGACGGTTCTGCATTTGATCGGGCGTAGACGCCTTCGGATCAACACGGCGTTTGACTTCGATGAGGATAAGTTGGTCTACCCTGTCGGAGGCGTCGATGTCGATCTACACCCTTGATACAGATCTGGTCGTGCAGAGCGGCGACGCCCAGTGGCGCGTCCAGCGTGTGCTGGACGACCAGTACGTTCAACTGGAGAACCAGTCCACCGGTCGCATCCGCCGCGAACGCATCGGAAAGCTCGCGAGCGACATTGCATCCCAGAAACTGACCGTCGTAAGAGATAGCGGACAACGACCGTCTGGAGAGACGCGCTCCCCGAACCAGATGGTGATCTGTACGGCGACACTCCCGCCTCAACACAAGGGGAAATTTGAGCGCGCATACGACTATGTTCGGCATATGTTTAAGCGCGGGATCACAAAAGGTCAGCGCACGCGAATCTCCACAGCCATCCCATCTGTCGCCGAGAAGCTCAAGGATGATGATCCTCCGAGTACACCAACGGTCATGCGATGGATGCGCTTCTACGAACAGAGTGGCGGCAATCCCGCCACCTTAGTATCTCGCCACACGAACCGCCGTACCTCCCGCCGGACAGAAATCGCAGTCACAGAAGTCATTAGGAAAGTCCTGGCTCGCTCCTACTTCGTTCCCGACGGCTGCACATTGCGCGAAGCGCACGACAAGGTGCTCCGCAAGCTTAAAGAAGCCGCAAACGGCAAAGCATCGTGGGACGCACCGACGTCCGTTAGCCTGTCAACCGTTCGGCGAATCGCTGGTGAGACTTCCCCATTTGATCGAGACAGAGCTCGACTGGGAGTTGCGGAAGCGCGCGCCAAATGGCGCTTCGCCAAACCAGGGTTGTACGCGACCCGGCCGGTCGAACGGGTCGAGATGGACCACACGATTTTGGATTTAGTCGTCATCGACGATCGGCTTGGCATACCACTTGGTCGCCCGGTGATCACGTTCCTCGTCTGCAGCTTCAGTGG containing:
- a CDS encoding quinone oxidoreductase family protein → MKAVRFHNTGGPEVLTYEDVPDPTPNDGEVLIRIEAVGMNFADVMRRRGDAYPDPSPTPFTLGAEVAGTVVAVGNGVTSVVVGTPVLATPGAGGYAQYICVPAALVMPLPPGIDSVQAAALVGHGLTAALSLRKAAQLKAGESVLIEAAAGGVGSFAVQLAKLYGAGKVIAAASTPEKRAIAERLGADASVDYTMNGWTDNVRQLTGGRGVDVVLEMAGGDVVGQALDTLAPFGRMVFLGQSSGKSTQIDPWQLTVPNRTVTGFYIGAYLAFPDLVRSTLNEIMGFIVTGKLKLQVGAVLPLSQAPFAHQLMEGRRTTGKVVLQPWAEL
- a CDS encoding NADP-dependent oxidoreductase, with product MKALILKRYGKIDQFDFSEIPQPVINPDEILVKVHAAGVNPIDYMIPKGMFKPILKFKLPTTMGSDVAGVVVEVGNRVTRFKPGDAVFASTFDLNIGTFAEFAVLPERAAAMKPTSLDFVEAASVPMVGLTSLQALKERARLKRGQKVFIPAGSGGIGTFAIQLAKHLGAKVGTTTSTGNVRLVRDLGADEVIDYKKQDFETVLKGYDIVLGTVRGDGIEKSLRILKPNSNVVSLIGPPDAAFARARGMNFFIKIVFGLLSGSIIRKANKSDINYSFLFVRPDGHQLSEIAELIDAGAIHPVIDKVFPFSQAKEALAYLENGRAKGKVVLQMA
- a CDS encoding helix-turn-helix domain-containing protein, with translation MSPFSIVLRTLRAKSELAQGEFAARLGYRQSYISALECGSKLPKEIELIQRIVRVLDLDAADEATLRSAFEVSRHFSLPQRGAPASAYHLCAQFSQVLPNLSPADVKALSAVLEVFQRGNRTVAQASRASEPAKEIPM
- a CDS encoding TnsA endonuclease N-terminal domain-containing protein, whose amino-acid sequence is MPAARKVVTRSPHRRVGLIACPWFQPTPIEYESLLERDFVRLALLDLQISSISHQPFSLNLGELGTYFPDFLLVGPDKKVVVEVKPDHRAHNAKNKPRLECAKQLLGEKGFQFVVATEKQIRRGKRHDRASVLLRHARSHVSQVITARIIAAASHSPKGISIRDLACEASTSVETVLHLIGRRRLRINTAFDFDEDKLVYPVGGVDVDLHP